The proteins below are encoded in one region of Salvelinus namaycush isolate Seneca chromosome 32, SaNama_1.0, whole genome shotgun sequence:
- the LOC120027056 gene encoding basic salivary proline-rich protein 1-like, with protein MPGHGCDNGGQAAVGHRLMPSPGLTAVMCMCRTQQSPPRPRRIPQREAACELAFDKLKAYTDQPPTFRLRAEASLPQAVASPPRQRPFPPRRGQSPPGRGQSPPGRGQSAPGRVQSPAGRGQSPAGRVQSPAGRGQSPAGRDQSALGRVQSALGRVQSPAGRVQSALGRVQSALVRGQSPAGRGQSPAGRGQSPAGRGQSPAGRGQSPPGRDQSPAGRDQSPAGRDQSPAGRGQSTPGRDQSPPGRGQSPAGRGQSPAGRDQSPQAESSLP; from the exons ATGCCAGGCCACGGATGTGACAACGGTGGACAGGCCGCTGTCGGCCACCGCCTGATGCCTTCCCCGGGTCTGACAGCGGTGATGTGCATGTGTCGCACCCAGCAGTCCCCACCTCGCCCTCGCCGAATCCCGCAGCGAGAGGCCGCATGTGAACTAGCCTTTGACAAATTGAAAGCCTACACCGACCAACCACCAACCTTCAG GCTCCGGGCAGAGGCCAGTCTGCCCCAGGCAGTGGCCAGTCCCCCCAGGCAGCGGCCATTCCCCCCACGCAGAGGCCAGTCCCCCCCAGGCAGAGGCCAGTCCCCCCCAGGCAGAGGCCAGTCTGCCCCAGGCAGAGTCCAGTCCCCCGCAGGCAGAGGCCAGTCCCCCGCAGGCAGAGTCCAGTCCCCCGCAGGCAGAGGCCAGTCCCCCGCAGGCAGAGACCAGTCTGCCCTAGGCAGAGTCCAGTCTGCCCTAGGCAGAGTCCAGTCCCCCGCAGGCAGAGTCCAGTCTGCCCTAGGCAGAGTCCAGTCTGCCCTAGTCAGAGGACAGTCCCCCGCAGGCAGAGGCCAGTCCCCCGCAGGCAGAGGCCAGTCCCCCGCAGGCAGAGGCCAGTCCCCCGCAGGCAGAGGCCAGTCCCCCCCAGGCAGAGACCAGTCCCCCGCAGGCAGAGACCAGTCCCCCGCAGGCAGAGACCAGTCCCCCGCAGGCAGAGGCCAGTCCACCCCAGGCAGAGACCAGTCCCCCCCAGGCAGAGGCCAGTCCCCCGCAGGCAGAGGCCAGTCCCCCGCAGGCAGAGACCAGTCCCCCCAGGCAGAGTCCAGTCTGCCCTAG